Proteins from a single region of Antechinus flavipes isolate AdamAnt ecotype Samford, QLD, Australia chromosome 2, AdamAnt_v2, whole genome shotgun sequence:
- the LOC127546295 gene encoding LOW QUALITY PROTEIN: uncharacterized protein LOC127546295 (The sequence of the model RefSeq protein was modified relative to this genomic sequence to represent the inferred CDS: inserted 1 base in 1 codon): EEERRRGGRGGGXRRRGGGGRGGRGGGGGGGRRGGGGGGGGGGRRGGGGGGGGGGRGGGRGGGRGGRRGGGGRGGRRGGGEEEEEEEEEEEDEEEEEERKGGGGRGGEEEERKGGGGGRGGGGGGGRGGGRGGGGGGGEEEEEEEEKRRRRRGGGRGGGGGRGGGGGGGRGEEGGGGRGEGGG, translated from the exons gaggaggagaggaggagaggaggaagaggaggag agaggaggagaggaggaggaggaagaggaggaagaggaggaggaggaggaggaggacgaagaggaggaggaggaggaggaggaggaggaggacgaagaggaggaggaggaggaggaggaggaggaggaagaggaggaggaagaggaggaggaagaggaggaagaagaggaggaggaggaagaggaggaagaagaggaggaggagaagaggaggaggaagaggaggaggaggaggaggacgaagaggaggaggaggagaggaaaggaggaggaggaagaggaggagaagaggaggagaggaaaggaggaggaggaggaagaggaggaggaggaggaggaggaagaggaggaggaagaggaggaggaggaggaggaggagaagaggaggaggaagaggaggagaagaggaggaggagaagaggaggaggaagaggaggaggaggaggaagaggaggaggaggaggaggaggaagaggagaagaaggaggaggaggaagaggagaaggaggagga